A single genomic interval of Syntrophobotulus glycolicus DSM 8271 harbors:
- the yidD gene encoding membrane protein insertion efficiency factor YidD has translation MVIRKGIIKILVGMIMIYQRVLSPIKPRSCRFYPTCSEYAIQAITKYGILKGLGKSFLRILKCNPFHSGGYDPV, from the coding sequence ATGGTAATTAGAAAAGGGATAATAAAGATATTAGTCGGGATGATTATGATTTATCAGAGAGTTCTGTCCCCTATAAAACCCCGAAGCTGCCGATTTTATCCGACATGTTCCGAATATGCCATTCAGGCGATTACAAAATATGGAATACTTAAAGGATTAGGAAAATCATTTCTTAGGATTTTAAAATGCAACCCTTTCCATTCCGGTGGGTATGATCCCGTTTAA